The following are encoded in a window of Planctomycetaceae bacterium genomic DNA:
- a CDS encoding thermonuclease family protein, producing the protein MLTLAVRLQLLTSVLLFAGCAEPQPISSSEDTAAARDEANVTEDAEEKTKHPKQTDASPSDDKPEETPNEFMGKVIRVFDGDMIDILKDDMTTVRILLHGIDAPEIEQPFGNEAREYLSRVIGGKVVRVVQKDRDSSGGMIGDVYIEATAVYSNPANVILPDVFLNRALVQNGLAWHQKQNNADERLAFDEVKARKEELGLWSDPTPIPPWDWRKLSQEEREERQ; encoded by the coding sequence ATGCTGACGCTGGCAGTTCGTCTTCAATTACTCACCAGTGTTCTGTTGTTTGCCGGATGCGCAGAACCGCAGCCAATTTCAAGCAGTGAAGATACAGCGGCCGCACGCGACGAAGCCAACGTAACAGAGGACGCCGAGGAGAAAACGAAGCACCCCAAACAGACGGACGCGTCACCGAGCGACGACAAACCAGAAGAGACTCCCAATGAGTTCATGGGCAAAGTTATTCGCGTTTTCGACGGAGATATGATCGATATCCTGAAGGATGATATGACGACCGTTCGGATACTCTTGCACGGTATCGACGCTCCAGAGATTGAGCAGCCGTTTGGTAACGAGGCACGTGAGTATCTGAGCCGAGTGATTGGGGGCAAAGTTGTTCGAGTGGTTCAGAAGGACAGAGACAGTTCCGGGGGGATGATCGGGGATGTTTACATCGAAGCGACAGCGGTCTATTCAAATCCCGCAAACGTCATTCTTCCCGACGTCTTTCTGAATCGAGCCCTGGTGCAGAATGGTCTCGCCTGGCATCAAAAACAAAATAACGCAGACGAGCGGCTTGCCTTCGATGAGGTGAAAGCCCGAAAAGAGGAACTTGGATTGTGGTCAGATCCCACACCGATTCCGCCATGGGACTGGCGGAAGCTGTCGCAGGAAGAAAGAGAGGAACGGCAGTGA
- a CDS encoding prenyltransferase/squalene oxidase repeat-containing protein: MAGYSIVAEPVNHSAALFNLTRLLLDERNEQGWWTGELSTSALSTATACMALNLAIRSSEGGAAEWKQLLENGLQWLADNQNADGGWGDTVLSISNISTTMLANAVLVAACPILAPQLANAFDEAISRSRNWITDAGGVAAVLRRYGTDHTFSVPILTHCALAGIVDWKQVIPLPFELACVPARFYAAVRMPVVSYALPALIAIGQVIFRHRGHWNPLMSAIRRISIRPTLKVLESIQPSHGGFLEATPLTSFVCMSLLGCGLHDHPVTQRCLEFIERSVRPDGSWPIDTNLSTWVTTLSLNALSSLPDWDDQLSGDAVDESVPKTTDIEPIRQWLLNQQYKSVHPYTNADPGGWSWTDLPGGVPDADDTPGAMLAIMNLRRSHESLSADERKALRNAAVWLLDLQNRDGGWPTFCRGWGKLPFDRSSCDITAHVVRALFKWQNRCPEDASAVKLTERSYRAISAGLGFLKSQQSPDGTWLPLWFGHQFNANDENPLYGTAKIVTALGDLAVGSGRFAEEAMALARPAVLWLLQNQNVDGGWSARRGLESSVEETGIALEALVCDPLLDDSGMSTDKIRCVLDAGANWLACRVNEGTVQSASPIGFYFAKLWYFERLYPTIFALGGLAKWQNWAKRKAATGGNAPG; encoded by the coding sequence ATGGCTGGATATTCAATTGTGGCAGAACCTGTGAATCATTCGGCGGCTCTTTTCAATTTGACCCGCCTGCTACTGGATGAACGCAACGAACAAGGCTGGTGGACCGGAGAACTTTCGACGTCCGCCTTGTCGACGGCAACAGCCTGCATGGCTCTGAATCTCGCGATCAGATCGTCCGAAGGGGGGGCGGCAGAATGGAAACAGTTGCTTGAGAATGGTCTTCAGTGGCTGGCAGACAATCAGAACGCTGACGGAGGCTGGGGCGACACCGTTCTAAGCATCAGCAATATTTCCACAACGATGCTCGCGAATGCAGTTCTCGTCGCTGCTTGTCCGATTCTTGCCCCGCAACTCGCAAATGCCTTTGACGAGGCAATCTCACGATCCCGGAATTGGATCACAGATGCCGGAGGTGTTGCGGCCGTGTTGCGGCGATACGGCACTGACCACACCTTCTCCGTGCCCATTCTGACTCACTGTGCGCTGGCAGGAATTGTCGACTGGAAGCAGGTGATCCCGTTGCCGTTCGAGTTGGCTTGTGTTCCTGCGAGGTTTTACGCGGCCGTTCGAATGCCTGTTGTTAGCTATGCACTCCCGGCATTAATTGCAATTGGTCAGGTGATCTTTCGGCACAGAGGGCACTGGAATCCTTTGATGTCAGCGATTCGACGCATCTCCATCAGACCGACGCTGAAGGTACTGGAATCTATCCAGCCAAGTCACGGGGGTTTTCTTGAAGCAACACCACTGACCAGTTTTGTGTGTATGAGCCTCCTTGGATGCGGGCTGCATGATCACCCCGTCACTCAGCGATGTCTTGAATTCATCGAACGATCTGTTCGACCTGACGGAAGCTGGCCAATTGATACAAATTTGTCGACGTGGGTAACGACGCTGAGTTTGAATGCACTGTCGTCTTTGCCTGACTGGGATGACCAACTTTCAGGAGACGCTGTTGATGAATCCGTGCCAAAGACCACTGACATTGAACCAATTCGTCAGTGGTTATTGAATCAGCAATACAAGTCTGTCCATCCTTATACAAATGCAGATCCCGGTGGTTGGTCATGGACAGATTTGCCCGGAGGCGTTCCTGATGCCGATGATACTCCCGGGGCTATGCTCGCGATCATGAATCTGCGTCGGTCTCATGAGTCTCTTTCGGCCGATGAACGCAAGGCGCTCCGGAATGCAGCGGTCTGGCTGCTGGACCTTCAGAATCGGGACGGCGGATGGCCCACGTTCTGCCGGGGTTGGGGGAAGCTGCCATTTGATCGGAGCTCCTGCGACATCACTGCCCATGTGGTCCGCGCACTGTTCAAATGGCAGAATCGATGTCCTGAGGATGCGTCTGCAGTGAAATTAACGGAAAGAAGCTATCGGGCGATTTCGGCAGGGTTGGGTTTTCTGAAAAGCCAGCAAAGCCCCGATGGGACCTGGTTGCCCCTTTGGTTTGGTCATCAGTTCAACGCCAATGACGAAAACCCGTTGTACGGGACAGCGAAAATCGTCACCGCGCTGGGTGATCTGGCAGTTGGGTCCGGCAGGTTTGCTGAAGAGGCAATGGCCCTGGCACGGCCAGCTGTCTTGTGGCTTCTGCAGAACCAGAATGTGGATGGAGGATGGTCAGCAAGGCGAGGCCTGGAAAGTTCCGTCGAAGAAACGGGAATTGCTCTTGAAGCTCTGGTGTGCGACCCGTTGCTCGATGATTCAGGAATGTCGACCGACAAAATTCGATGCGTCCTGGATGCGGGAGCGAACTGGCTCGCCTGTCGGGTGAATGAAGGCACAGTGCAGTCGGCTTCGCCGATAGGATTCTATTTTGCAAAACTCTGGTACTTTGAACGGCTGTACCCAACCATTTTTGCACTCGGCGGTCTCGCCAAATGGCAAAACTGGGCAAAAAGAAAAGCCGCAACCGGCGGAAATGCACCAGGTTAG
- a CDS encoding polyprenyl synthetase family protein, whose translation MSIVPATQNVLDDSTEKRDDNAPSTRLPAKNEHPATSSDRSHVSDSPVSVYDEMEEDAPAPVRKKGRRRSTTHLKAVPETLELREKVKLAAEQYARELDRARAFTRDELEHHGRTLLEQLNLPEKYLGFSMVMVGNFFWKQQFLAIPFNRRMLLLPHCLKHAEGCPAEYTQFGLDCERCGACSIADYKVRAEQLGYKVLVAEGSPVVLKIIVSGYIDGILGVACLNVLEKAIDKVLIAGVPSYAVPLHSGDCLNTTLDESWVWDVLDKYEPLPDKTTVSYVPLMRASSRMFEGDFERLIPRIRTKDASRRDTPVAFTESIAYEWLSKGGKRFRPFITLAAWYSASNSETLTIGSETPAIPDAVCRVAMAIEAFHKASLVHDDIQDDDAFRYGRETLHRKHGDGQAINIGDYLIGMGYRLIYAARELSSDVAADILDSMSTAHIRLCDGQGAEMRFQQSPNWDITPLDALQIYALKTSPAFEAALYAGLRLANHPLANSEIVPQFCRHVGVAFQVLNDLKDWSGDADNKMLAGQDALALRPTVLLALALKDATDEQRETLRKVLVDAEDAGSEITRIHRIRTVFEECDVFEKAEVIVDCSREKAEALIERVEDERIRDLLNFFLETVLAREGSPSALPQTQESSTPVFASPGVPSPAVSLVPLRIPNSV comes from the coding sequence GTGTCTATTGTTCCTGCCACTCAGAATGTGCTCGACGATTCAACCGAGAAACGCGACGACAATGCGCCGTCAACTCGCCTGCCTGCGAAGAATGAGCACCCCGCCACGTCGAGCGACCGCAGTCACGTTTCTGACTCACCAGTTTCTGTCTACGATGAAATGGAAGAGGATGCTCCTGCACCGGTGAGAAAGAAAGGGCGGCGGAGAAGTACAACTCATCTGAAAGCAGTCCCTGAAACTCTTGAGCTGCGAGAGAAGGTAAAGCTGGCGGCCGAGCAATACGCCCGCGAACTGGACCGCGCCAGGGCTTTCACTCGAGACGAGCTGGAACATCACGGACGCACCTTACTCGAGCAGCTGAACCTGCCCGAAAAGTACCTTGGCTTTTCAATGGTGATGGTTGGCAATTTCTTCTGGAAACAGCAGTTTCTTGCGATTCCGTTCAATCGCCGAATGCTGTTATTGCCCCACTGCCTGAAACATGCGGAGGGTTGTCCGGCCGAGTACACCCAATTCGGGCTGGATTGCGAACGTTGTGGGGCGTGTTCGATCGCCGACTACAAGGTGCGTGCGGAGCAACTCGGATACAAGGTGCTGGTGGCAGAAGGTTCGCCCGTCGTTCTGAAAATTATTGTGTCCGGTTACATTGACGGGATCCTTGGTGTCGCATGCCTGAATGTGCTCGAGAAAGCGATCGATAAGGTCCTGATCGCGGGAGTACCTTCATACGCTGTCCCACTGCATTCCGGCGATTGTCTGAATACGACGCTCGACGAATCGTGGGTTTGGGATGTGCTGGACAAGTACGAGCCACTTCCTGACAAAACGACCGTCAGCTATGTGCCGTTGATGCGGGCGTCCTCCCGAATGTTCGAAGGCGACTTTGAACGTCTGATTCCTCGGATACGGACAAAGGATGCTTCTCGGCGGGACACGCCGGTTGCCTTCACTGAATCGATTGCTTACGAATGGCTGTCAAAGGGGGGAAAGCGATTTCGTCCTTTCATAACGCTCGCGGCCTGGTATTCCGCGTCAAATTCCGAAACGCTGACCATTGGTTCCGAAACGCCCGCGATTCCCGATGCTGTATGTCGGGTGGCAATGGCCATCGAAGCTTTTCATAAGGCATCCCTGGTTCATGACGACATCCAGGATGACGATGCGTTCCGCTACGGTCGCGAAACGCTTCATCGTAAACATGGCGATGGTCAGGCGATCAACATCGGTGACTATCTCATTGGTATGGGTTACCGGTTGATTTACGCGGCACGAGAATTGAGCTCGGACGTGGCGGCCGACATTCTGGACAGCATGTCCACCGCACATATTCGACTTTGTGACGGGCAGGGAGCGGAAATGCGTTTTCAGCAGTCTCCAAACTGGGACATTACTCCGCTGGACGCACTACAGATTTATGCATTAAAGACTTCGCCTGCTTTTGAGGCAGCGCTTTACGCAGGACTGAGGCTGGCAAACCACCCGCTGGCCAACTCCGAAATCGTACCGCAGTTCTGTCGTCACGTGGGCGTTGCATTTCAGGTGCTGAATGACCTGAAAGACTGGTCCGGGGACGCTGATAACAAGATGCTGGCAGGACAGGATGCCTTAGCACTCCGGCCGACCGTCCTTCTGGCTCTGGCGTTGAAGGACGCGACGGATGAACAGCGTGAAACTCTGCGGAAGGTTCTTGTCGATGCCGAGGACGCGGGTTCAGAGATTACTCGCATTCACAGAATCAGAACAGTATTCGAGGAATGCGATGTTTTTGAAAAAGCAGAAGTCATTGTCGATTGCTCACGCGAGAAAGCAGAAGCGTTGATTGAGCGTGTTGAGGATGAACGGATTCGCGATCTGCTGAATTTCTTTCTCGAAACCGTACTTGCACGGGAAGGGTCTCCGAGTGCTCTGCCTCAAACGCAGGAATCATCGACCCCGGTTTTTGCCAGTCCTGGGGTACCGAGCCCCGCCGTGTCCCTGGTTCCTTTAAGAATTCCGAATTCGGTCTAG
- a CDS encoding UbiA-like polyprenyltransferase: MSSTVRHFLELIRFSHTVFALPFALLAAVMAWFEPGTVFRVRDLVGILLCMVFARSAAMAFNRLVDRRIDAANPRTSGRHIPAGLLSVKAVVAFTIITSLAFLAATLVFLPKLWPLRLSIPVLLFLLGYSYSKRWTSLCHYWLSAALMMSPIAAWIAVRDEIALPPLLLAGVVFFWVGGFDILYACQDAEFDQTSRLHSIPARFGIPRALQIAFVSHVMTIAMLFLLWWYASMGKIFLTGSIAITGLLFYEHSLVKPGDLKRVNMAFFNVNAAISFGVFVVGTLDLWLKG; this comes from the coding sequence TTGTCTTCAACCGTTCGACATTTTCTGGAACTCATTCGTTTCAGCCACACTGTTTTCGCATTGCCGTTCGCATTACTGGCGGCTGTGATGGCGTGGTTTGAGCCCGGTACCGTTTTTCGAGTTCGGGATCTCGTCGGAATTCTTCTTTGTATGGTATTTGCTCGGTCCGCAGCGATGGCCTTCAACAGGCTGGTGGATCGCCGGATCGATGCCGCGAATCCCCGAACGTCCGGACGCCATATTCCAGCCGGACTGCTTTCTGTCAAGGCCGTGGTGGCGTTTACCATTATCACCAGTCTGGCGTTTCTGGCTGCCACACTGGTGTTTCTCCCTAAGCTATGGCCCCTTCGGCTTTCGATTCCAGTACTCCTGTTCCTGCTTGGCTATTCGTATTCGAAACGCTGGACTAGCTTGTGCCACTACTGGCTGTCAGCTGCATTGATGATGTCCCCAATCGCCGCCTGGATAGCCGTGCGTGATGAAATCGCGCTGCCGCCGCTGCTGCTTGCCGGCGTTGTGTTTTTCTGGGTGGGTGGATTCGACATTCTGTATGCATGTCAGGATGCTGAGTTCGACCAGACATCCAGATTGCACAGTATTCCAGCCAGATTTGGTATACCGCGGGCGTTGCAGATCGCATTCGTCAGTCACGTAATGACCATCGCGATGTTGTTTCTCTTGTGGTGGTACGCAAGCATGGGCAAGATTTTCCTAACGGGCAGTATCGCAATTACCGGTCTGTTGTTCTATGAACATTCTCTGGTTAAGCCCGGCGATTTGAAGCGGGTAAACATGGCGTTCTTCAACGTGAATGCAGCCATCAGCTTCGGTGTTTTTGTCGTGGGTACTCTCGACCTGTGGCTCAAAGGATAA
- the mqnE gene encoding aminofutalosine synthase MqnE codes for MNLSPEPTLASIADKVMAGERLTFDEGVWLDETADLHSLGQLANIVRERRNGNIAYYNTNIHLNPTNVCVYRCRFCAFRADLKDEKAYTFTDEMLRERVLEGRASGATEIHVVGGLHHKKSFDWYLNVIRVIHETCPEIHVKAWTPVEISWFSFITKKPVEWVLKQMMDAGLGSMPGGGAEIFDPEVRGQICEHKADANVWFDVHRAAHQLGLRSNATMLYGHIEKARHRIDHLIQLRNLQDETGGFQTFIPLAFHPENTELAHLNKPDGLFDLRMVALSRLMLDNFDHIKAYWIMLGEQTAQLALSYGADDMDGTVVHELIYHDAGAKTPEGLTVESLHQLIREAGREPVERDTLYRRVIRNGAEWSVGENAAVQGS; via the coding sequence ATGAACTTGTCACCCGAACCAACACTCGCGTCAATTGCTGATAAAGTGATGGCTGGTGAACGACTGACTTTTGATGAAGGCGTGTGGCTTGATGAGACAGCTGACCTTCATTCGCTGGGACAGCTTGCGAATATTGTGCGAGAACGGCGGAATGGAAACATCGCATACTACAACACCAACATCCATCTGAACCCTACAAACGTCTGCGTTTATCGATGTCGGTTCTGTGCGTTCCGAGCAGACCTGAAAGACGAAAAGGCGTACACATTCACGGATGAGATGCTGCGTGAACGAGTCCTCGAAGGTCGTGCATCGGGGGCCACTGAAATTCACGTTGTTGGTGGCCTGCATCATAAGAAGAGCTTCGACTGGTACCTGAATGTGATTCGGGTGATTCACGAAACGTGCCCGGAGATCCACGTGAAAGCATGGACGCCCGTCGAAATCAGTTGGTTTAGCTTTATCACGAAAAAACCTGTCGAATGGGTCCTGAAACAAATGATGGATGCGGGACTTGGCAGCATGCCTGGTGGTGGCGCGGAGATCTTTGATCCGGAAGTACGAGGGCAAATCTGTGAGCACAAAGCTGATGCGAACGTTTGGTTTGACGTGCATCGCGCGGCTCATCAACTGGGGCTGCGTTCAAATGCAACCATGCTTTATGGTCACATCGAGAAAGCTCGCCATCGAATCGATCACCTCATTCAGCTGCGAAATCTTCAGGACGAGACGGGAGGATTCCAGACATTCATCCCACTGGCTTTCCACCCCGAGAATACCGAACTTGCTCACCTGAATAAGCCGGACGGATTGTTCGATCTTCGAATGGTCGCCTTGTCGCGACTTATGCTCGACAATTTCGATCATATCAAAGCGTACTGGATCATGCTCGGTGAGCAAACAGCTCAACTTGCGCTGTCCTATGGTGCAGACGACATGGATGGTACGGTTGTCCATGAACTGATCTACCACGACGCCGGAGCGAAGACACCGGAAGGACTGACTGTGGAATCATTGCATCAATTGATTCGTGAAGCGGGCCGGGAACCCGTCGAACGTGACACGCTTTACCGGAGGGTGATTCGGAATGGGGCCGAATGGTCGGTTGGGGAGAATGCAGCTGTGCAGGGATCCTGA
- a CDS encoding DUF1501 domain-containing protein: MTNRSASASPVTTSPAIRRRGMLVASTVGGAGFAFGSPVFGNTSRVQGETSDGGLVRRGPARSTILFFLCGGASHIDMWDLKPKAPIEYRGPFNPVSTSAPGVLLSEHLPLLSRQAHHLALLNSVGAKVNTNDHHAGYYYNLTGHEPDPTFLSLGNNRTPMADDWPFMGSVVASRRPRHPWLPNAITLPHKPSKAPYTRPGQFSAKLGVEHDPLYLQGNAVEPLRFHAPSLELMSGNDPGRMTSRRELLSAVDRSRQLLDGIAPAGTWSRQQDRAFSLLTSSQTAEAFDVSSEPESLRQRYGETVNGMSLLMARRLVEAEVPFITVFWKENEKLAKACKSAGGWDTHGDNFNCLKNYLLPEFDRCYSALIEDLADRGLLEQTLVLVTSEMGRTPKIGDRRSGGAAGAGRDHWTHCLTDVMAGGGIKGGQTYGSSDRLAEYPAEKPLTPADVTRTVYHAMGIQDLQAVDAEGRPFNLLSEGDVISDLF, encoded by the coding sequence ATGACGAATCGCTCGGCTTCAGCTTCGCCTGTAACCACCTCACCAGCCATCAGACGTCGGGGAATGCTTGTCGCGTCTACAGTTGGCGGGGCTGGGTTTGCATTTGGTAGCCCCGTTTTCGGCAATACGTCACGCGTTCAGGGCGAGACAAGCGACGGTGGGCTTGTGCGAAGGGGGCCTGCGCGGTCGACAATCCTGTTTTTTCTTTGCGGCGGAGCCTCACATATCGATATGTGGGACCTGAAGCCGAAAGCACCGATTGAGTATCGGGGGCCATTCAATCCTGTTTCGACGTCGGCTCCCGGAGTTCTGCTTTCAGAACACCTTCCCCTCTTATCACGACAGGCACATCACCTTGCGCTGCTGAATTCGGTTGGCGCAAAGGTGAATACTAATGATCATCACGCGGGCTATTATTACAACCTGACCGGTCATGAGCCGGACCCTACGTTTCTGTCGCTGGGAAATAATCGCACGCCGATGGCTGATGACTGGCCATTCATGGGTTCCGTCGTCGCCTCGCGGCGGCCCCGACATCCATGGCTGCCGAACGCCATCACATTACCCCACAAACCCAGCAAAGCCCCCTACACACGGCCAGGTCAGTTTTCCGCAAAGCTTGGCGTGGAACATGACCCTTTATACCTGCAGGGGAATGCAGTCGAGCCACTCAGGTTCCACGCACCTTCACTGGAACTTATGTCGGGCAATGATCCCGGAAGAATGACTTCCCGACGAGAACTGCTCTCTGCCGTGGACCGCTCACGACAACTTCTTGACGGAATCGCCCCGGCCGGCACCTGGTCGAGACAGCAGGACCGCGCGTTTTCACTGCTCACATCGTCGCAGACTGCTGAGGCATTCGATGTTTCGTCAGAGCCGGAATCGCTTCGACAACGCTACGGCGAAACGGTGAACGGCATGAGTCTTCTGATGGCGCGGCGACTTGTTGAGGCTGAGGTTCCTTTCATCACGGTATTCTGGAAGGAAAACGAGAAGCTCGCCAAAGCTTGCAAAAGCGCGGGTGGATGGGATACCCATGGTGACAATTTTAATTGCCTGAAGAACTACCTTCTGCCTGAATTCGACCGGTGCTATTCCGCGCTCATCGAAGATCTTGCTGATCGCGGATTGCTTGAACAAACCCTTGTCCTGGTCACCAGCGAAATGGGCCGGACGCCAAAAATCGGGGATCGTCGTTCCGGAGGAGCTGCCGGTGCTGGTCGAGATCACTGGACACACTGCCTGACAGATGTCATGGCGGGAGGCGGCATCAAGGGAGGACAAACGTATGGAAGCAGCGACCGACTCGCCGAATACCCGGCAGAAAAGCCGTTGACCCCAGCCGACGTCACACGCACCGTCTACCATGCCATGGGAATTCAGGACCTTCAGGCAGTGGACGCCGAAGGTCGACCGTTCAATTTGCTTTCAGAAGGCGATGTCATCTCAGATTTATTCTGA
- a CDS encoding DUF1501 domain-containing protein: MLTTMQKTDLPGRRTFIEQLARSAMGVSILNYADALFAASSPTAARRAEHVIYLFMNGAMSHIDTFDPKPGTDAGGETKAIQSSVPGISLGNHLPLLAKQMHQLALIRSMTTETGAHEQAVYLMRTSYKMIGSIRHPFLGAWLAHVQGKLNKDLPGSVVIGGANRHPGQGYLDAEFSPAPVADPKLGLQNTRSPKYLDEKNFKARQRLIGKFESGFRSRYPTTEVNAYLDYYREAVRLLQSPDLEAFDISKETAEVREQYGENRIGQGCLLARRLVEKKVRFVEVEYGGWDNHNDIYSSTNLIQKTAEMDQAVTTLLDDLKQRGLLEKTLVVLGTEFGRTPTINQNAGRDHHPAAFCCMLAGAGIKGGQVIGQTDKEGRSVEDGHCYPQDLNATIAAACGLPLKEEFFSGSGRPFRIAHEGEPISKILT; encoded by the coding sequence ATGCTGACGACAATGCAAAAAACAGATCTGCCCGGCAGACGCACATTCATTGAACAACTGGCTCGATCCGCCATGGGTGTCAGTATTCTGAATTATGCCGACGCGCTGTTTGCAGCAAGTTCGCCCACGGCTGCCCGCAGGGCCGAACATGTTATTTACCTGTTCATGAACGGAGCGATGAGCCACATCGATACGTTCGATCCCAAGCCGGGCACCGATGCGGGTGGGGAGACGAAAGCAATTCAGTCGTCTGTGCCGGGTATCAGTCTGGGAAATCATCTGCCATTGCTTGCGAAACAGATGCACCAGCTCGCACTGATTCGTTCAATGACAACTGAAACGGGCGCCCACGAACAGGCCGTCTACCTGATGCGAACCAGTTACAAGATGATCGGTTCGATTCGCCACCCATTTCTCGGCGCGTGGCTGGCACATGTTCAAGGCAAATTAAACAAGGATTTGCCGGGGAGCGTGGTGATTGGTGGAGCGAACCGACACCCGGGACAGGGATATCTGGATGCAGAATTTTCGCCGGCACCCGTCGCAGACCCCAAACTTGGATTGCAGAACACACGATCTCCGAAGTACCTGGACGAAAAGAATTTCAAGGCTCGACAGCGGCTGATTGGTAAGTTTGAGAGTGGATTCCGATCGCGGTATCCGACGACTGAAGTCAATGCTTATCTTGACTATTACCGCGAAGCTGTCAGGCTGCTGCAGAGCCCGGATCTTGAAGCATTCGATATCAGCAAAGAAACTGCGGAAGTCCGAGAACAATATGGTGAAAACAGGATCGGGCAGGGTTGTCTTCTTGCACGACGACTGGTTGAGAAAAAAGTTCGCTTCGTTGAAGTCGAATACGGCGGCTGGGACAATCACAACGATATCTATTCATCAACAAATCTCATCCAGAAGACTGCCGAAATGGATCAGGCAGTGACGACATTACTGGACGACCTGAAGCAGCGAGGACTGCTGGAAAAGACACTGGTAGTTCTGGGGACAGAATTCGGCCGAACGCCGACGATTAACCAGAATGCCGGTCGAGATCACCATCCGGCAGCGTTCTGTTGCATGCTTGCCGGAGCCGGGATCAAAGGCGGACAGGTCATTGGACAAACCGATAAAGAAGGTCGTTCAGTAGAAGACGGGCACTGTTACCCACAGGATCTGAATGCAACAATTGCGGCTGCCTGCGGCTTGCCTCTGAAGGAAGAATTCTTTTCCGGGTCGGGTCGGCCATTCAGGATTGCTCACGAAGGCGAACCCATTTCAAAGATACTGACCTGA